In one Pseudomonas sp. R84 genomic region, the following are encoded:
- a CDS encoding adhesin — protein MNRSLLLLALLGCTTAMAADPGSVNKANIQDSGVQYRGNFNVNQAAGDQMQQTNVKAVAIGTESHATTSVMQKIDTPASRSMDASATIGGTSFSNGNGILGVNQGAGANNQMANVTRVSISAAPQSVDDSALSQQNVALLPSSGATGTSPGSRQVTTSDQAFTGSRGVIQVNQSAGVGNRMANTLSIRVAD, from the coding sequence ATGAATCGTTCACTCCTTCTGCTTGCCCTGCTCGGTTGCACCACTGCCATGGCTGCTGATCCTGGTTCAGTGAACAAGGCCAACATTCAAGATTCCGGGGTTCAGTACCGCGGCAATTTCAACGTCAACCAGGCCGCTGGCGATCAAATGCAGCAGACCAACGTCAAGGCTGTGGCGATCGGCACCGAGTCCCACGCCACTACCAGCGTTATGCAGAAAATCGATACACCTGCCTCGCGCTCGATGGACGCCAGCGCAACCATCGGCGGCACCTCTTTCAGCAATGGCAACGGGATCCTGGGCGTGAACCAGGGTGCCGGGGCCAACAACCAGATGGCCAACGTCACGCGCGTCAGCATCAGTGCTGCCCCGCAGAGCGTTGACGACAGTGCCCTTTCACAACAGAACGTGGCGCTTTTACCGAGCTCAGGAGCAACTGGTACCTCACCCGGCAGTCGCCAGGTCACGACAAGTGATCAGGCCTTCACCGGCAGCCGCGGGGTAATTCAGGTGAACCAGAGTGCCGGGGTGGGGAACCGTATGGCTAACACCCTGAGCATCCGGGTCGCTGACTGA
- a CDS encoding heme utilization protein — translation MKPTMALKPLVFALAAVMAIAAQAGGRDDNNGHGNGHGNGHGNGHGQPQGPNLEQLLQITAGAGAAVLDAQNSDGNVVKNQGTLNNANASDSLNGSNGNMGANVAAGDGNQQDNAAALATADESFIFGTAVAASSATQVNNNNYVKNSSTFNNATLNNAGNNGSGNIGINVSAGNFNQQKNNLAIAVSGGRVATAAAAANQSSTGLVVDNKGVQTYKTDTLTGTYAAAGVFKAKGTATIEDDDHHGGYGNRGGGHGGNDDQKAKFEAVGTFGLAGVTTQQVMTKDGWKAPVVNNANMTNSMNNFSGNGGANVSSGVGNQQSNSLSIAAGCRACL, via the coding sequence ATGAAACCTACAATGGCTCTCAAACCACTGGTTTTCGCACTTGCAGCAGTGATGGCAATCGCAGCACAGGCAGGCGGTCGTGATGACAACAACGGTCATGGTAACGGGCATGGCAATGGACACGGCAACGGTCACGGCCAGCCACAAGGTCCAAATCTTGAACAACTGCTGCAGATCACCGCAGGCGCCGGCGCCGCTGTACTCGACGCGCAAAACAGTGACGGCAACGTGGTGAAAAACCAGGGCACCCTCAACAACGCCAACGCCAGCGACTCGCTTAATGGCTCCAATGGCAACATGGGCGCCAACGTTGCAGCCGGCGACGGCAACCAACAAGACAACGCCGCCGCCCTGGCTACTGCCGACGAAAGCTTCATCTTCGGCACCGCTGTTGCTGCCTCGAGTGCAACTCAAGTCAACAACAACAACTACGTGAAAAACTCGTCCACCTTCAATAACGCCACTCTCAACAATGCAGGCAACAATGGTTCCGGCAACATCGGCATCAACGTCTCTGCCGGCAACTTCAACCAGCAGAAAAACAACCTGGCGATCGCCGTATCCGGTGGCCGTGTAGCCACTGCCGCCGCAGCCGCCAATCAGTCCTCCACCGGCCTGGTTGTAGACAACAAAGGCGTGCAGACCTACAAAACCGACACCCTCACCGGCACCTACGCGGCCGCTGGCGTGTTCAAAGCCAAAGGCACTGCAACCATCGAAGATGATGACCACCACGGCGGTTATGGCAATCGTGGCGGCGGCCACGGTGGCAACGATGACCAGAAAGCCAAATTCGAAGCCGTCGGTACCTTTGGCCTCGCTGGCGTAACCACTCAGCAAGTGATGACCAAAGACGGCTGGAAAGCCCCTGTGGTCAACAATGCCAACATGACCAACTCGATGAACAACTTCTCCGGCAACGGCGGAGCCAACGTCTCGTCTGGTGTGGGCAACCAACAAAGCAACTCGCTGTCCATCGCTGCTGGCTGCAGAGCCTGCCTGTAA
- a CDS encoding C39 family peptidase, which translates to MRKTALLALLFVCGLTQAGQMPVAALPGGTLVYKNVQSIRERKFADIVEQKTDFSCGAAALATVLRQAYWLDVDEEHIIKGMLVNADQDLVRTQGFSMLDMKRYIESIGMRARGYKIPPEKLEAVTIPVVVLMEIRGYKHFVVLQRSDKDWVYIGDPVLGHKRYKHDDFVKGWNGIVFAIVGPGYDKANALRSPPVPLTAKNKLDGFNPVKDAELMDFGFIQSDFF; encoded by the coding sequence ATGCGTAAGACGGCCCTCCTCGCTCTGCTTTTCGTCTGTGGCCTGACTCAGGCCGGTCAGATGCCCGTCGCTGCCCTGCCGGGTGGCACGCTCGTCTACAAAAACGTGCAGAGCATCCGTGAGCGCAAGTTTGCCGACATCGTCGAACAGAAAACCGATTTCAGCTGCGGCGCCGCTGCACTGGCAACGGTATTACGCCAAGCCTATTGGCTCGACGTCGATGAGGAGCACATCATCAAAGGCATGCTGGTCAACGCTGACCAGGACCTTGTTCGTACTCAAGGTTTTTCCATGCTGGACATGAAGCGCTACATAGAAAGCATCGGCATGCGCGCCAGGGGTTACAAGATTCCACCGGAAAAGCTCGAAGCGGTAACCATCCCGGTGGTGGTACTGATGGAAATTCGCGGCTACAAGCATTTCGTCGTGTTGCAGCGTTCGGACAAGGATTGGGTTTACATCGGAGACCCGGTGCTCGGCCATAAACGCTACAAACATGATGACTTTGTCAAAGGTTGGAACGGCATTGTCTTCGCGATCGTCGGTCCCGGATATGACAAGGCCAACGCCTTGCGCAGCCCTCCGGTGCCCTTGACGGCCAAGAACAAGCTGGATGGTTTCAACCCGGTCAAAGATGCTGAATTGATGGATTTCGGGTTCATTCAGAGCGACTTCTTTTAA
- a CDS encoding sigma-54 dependent transcriptional regulator, whose product MSEAPALRRLLVVDPCDDCHRLLPGLRAVGWDVDSCTLENAADRSCDVGLLRLQPFHLERPEAVKELISRSGTEWIAVLNQEVLRLQNVGDFVCEWFFDFHTLPFDVSRVQVTLGRAFGMARLRGQGTIHVDQPEHELLGDSKPIRELRKLLSKLAPTESPVLIRGESGTGKELVARTLHRQSQRHSKPFVAINCGAIPEHLIQSELFGHEKGAFTGAHQRKVGRIEAANGGTLFLDEIGDLPLELQANLLRFLQERHIERVGGSQPIPVDVRVLAATHVDLEAAIEKKRFREDLYYRLNVLQVVTAPLRERHGDLSMLANHFSHFYSHETGRRPRSFSEDALIAMGKHDWPGNVRELANRVRRGLVLAEGRQIEARDLGLISQHSIATPMGTLEDYKTRAERQALCDVLNRHSDNLSVAAKVLGVSRPTFYRLLHKHQIR is encoded by the coding sequence ATGAGCGAAGCGCCTGCGTTACGACGTTTATTGGTGGTCGATCCCTGCGACGATTGCCACCGCTTATTGCCCGGATTACGCGCCGTAGGTTGGGATGTTGATAGCTGCACCCTGGAAAATGCCGCTGACCGCAGTTGTGATGTCGGCCTGCTGCGCTTGCAGCCGTTTCACCTCGAACGTCCCGAAGCCGTCAAGGAACTGATCAGTCGCAGCGGCACCGAATGGATCGCGGTGCTCAATCAGGAAGTCCTGCGTTTACAAAACGTCGGTGATTTCGTCTGTGAATGGTTCTTCGATTTCCACACCTTGCCCTTCGACGTATCACGGGTGCAGGTCACCCTTGGCCGGGCATTCGGCATGGCTCGTTTGCGCGGACAAGGCACGATTCATGTGGATCAGCCCGAACATGAACTGCTCGGCGACAGCAAACCGATCCGCGAACTGCGCAAATTACTGAGCAAACTGGCACCCACGGAATCGCCGGTATTGATCCGCGGTGAAAGTGGCACCGGTAAAGAACTGGTTGCGCGCACGCTGCATCGACAATCCCAGCGTCACAGTAAACCGTTTGTGGCAATCAATTGCGGGGCGATTCCCGAGCACCTGATTCAGTCCGAGCTGTTCGGCCACGAGAAAGGCGCGTTTACCGGCGCCCATCAGCGCAAGGTCGGGCGCATCGAAGCGGCCAATGGCGGCACGCTGTTTCTCGATGAAATCGGTGATCTGCCGCTGGAATTGCAAGCCAATCTGCTGCGTTTCCTGCAAGAAAGGCACATTGAACGTGTCGGTGGCAGTCAGCCGATCCCGGTCGATGTGCGCGTTCTGGCGGCGACCCACGTCGACCTCGAAGCGGCCATCGAGAAGAAGCGATTTCGCGAAGATTTGTATTACCGGCTAAACGTCCTGCAAGTGGTCACTGCGCCTTTGCGCGAACGCCACGGCGATCTATCGATGTTGGCCAACCACTTTTCCCATTTCTACAGCCATGAAACCGGCCGGCGCCCACGCAGTTTCAGCGAAGATGCGCTGATTGCCATGGGCAAACATGACTGGCCGGGCAACGTCCGTGAACTGGCCAACCGTGTGCGGCGCGGGCTGGTGTTGGCCGAAGGCCGGCAGATCGAGGCCCGAGACCTGGGGCTGATCAGCCAGCACTCGATCGCTACCCCCATGGGCACGCTGGAAGATTACAAGACCCGCGCCGAGCGCCAGGCACTTTGCGATGTGTTGAACCGGCACAGCGACAACCTGAGTGTGGCGGCCAAAGTCCTTGGCGTGTCCCGGCCGACGTTTTATCGCCTGCTGCATAAACACCAGATTCGCTAG
- the nhaB gene encoding sodium/proton antiporter NhaB: MSGSMAQAFAHNFLGQSPRWYKATIVGFLILNALVLFTVGPVAAGWLLVIEFIFTLAMALKCYPLMPGGLLLIEALLLKMTTPQALYDELVHNFPVILLLMFMVAGIYFMKDLLLFLFSRLLLGVRSKAALALMFCFLSAFLSAFLDALTVTAVIISAAVGFYSVYHRVASGNDPRQDSEFGDDQNLPILHHDDLEQFRAFLRSLLMHGAVGTALGGVCTLVGEPQNLLIGHEMGWHFGEFFTKVAPVSLPVLAAGLVTCVLLEKLRWFGYGTLLPDNVRAVLANYAAEDNAERTARQRAALLVQGAAALILIGCLAFHIAEVGLIGLMVIVLITAFTGITDEHRLGSAFKDAMPFTALLVVFFAVVAVIHDQQLFAPLIQWVLALPVEQQPGMLFIANGLLSAISDNVFVATIYITEVKQAFLAGHMSREHFETLAIAINTGTNLPSVATPNGQAAFLFLLTSAIAPLVRLSYGRMVWMALPYTFVMGLLGWYAVSYWL, translated from the coding sequence ATGTCCGGTTCAATGGCCCAGGCGTTCGCGCACAATTTTCTCGGGCAATCGCCACGCTGGTACAAGGCGACCATCGTCGGTTTTCTGATCCTCAATGCGCTGGTGCTGTTCACGGTTGGCCCGGTCGCGGCCGGCTGGCTGCTGGTGATCGAATTCATCTTCACCCTGGCGATGGCGCTCAAGTGCTATCCGCTGATGCCCGGCGGCTTGTTGTTGATCGAAGCGCTACTGTTGAAGATGACTACACCGCAGGCACTTTACGATGAGCTGGTGCACAACTTCCCGGTGATCCTGCTGCTGATGTTCATGGTGGCGGGCATCTATTTCATGAAAGACCTGCTGCTGTTTCTGTTCTCGCGGCTGCTGCTGGGAGTGCGTTCAAAAGCGGCGCTGGCGTTGATGTTCTGCTTTCTTTCGGCGTTTCTGTCGGCGTTTCTCGATGCTCTGACAGTGACCGCTGTGATAATCAGTGCGGCGGTCGGTTTCTATTCCGTCTATCACCGCGTCGCGTCCGGCAATGATCCGCGCCAGGACAGCGAGTTTGGCGACGACCAGAATCTGCCGATACTGCATCACGACGACCTGGAACAATTCCGCGCCTTCCTGCGCAGTCTGTTGATGCACGGCGCTGTCGGTACGGCTCTGGGTGGCGTGTGCACACTGGTGGGCGAGCCGCAGAACCTGCTGATCGGCCATGAAATGGGCTGGCACTTCGGCGAGTTTTTCACCAAGGTTGCACCGGTTTCGTTGCCAGTGCTGGCAGCGGGTCTGGTCACCTGTGTGCTGCTGGAGAAACTGCGTTGGTTCGGTTACGGCACGCTGCTGCCGGACAACGTTCGCGCCGTGCTGGCCAACTACGCCGCCGAAGACAACGCCGAGCGCACAGCTCGCCAACGCGCTGCGCTGCTGGTGCAAGGCGCGGCGGCATTGATCCTGATCGGCTGCCTGGCCTTTCACATCGCTGAAGTCGGCCTGATTGGTTTGATGGTGATTGTGTTGATCACCGCGTTTACCGGCATCACCGACGAGCATCGTCTGGGCAGTGCATTCAAGGACGCCATGCCGTTCACCGCATTGCTGGTGGTGTTTTTTGCGGTGGTCGCGGTGATTCATGATCAGCAGCTGTTCGCGCCGTTGATCCAGTGGGTGCTGGCGCTGCCCGTCGAGCAACAACCGGGCATGCTGTTTATTGCCAACGGCCTGTTGTCGGCGATCAGTGACAACGTGTTTGTCGCCACGATCTACATCACCGAAGTGAAACAGGCGTTCCTCGCCGGGCACATGAGCCGCGAGCATTTCGAGACACTGGCAATCGCGATCAACACCGGCACCAACCTGCCAAGCGTGGCGACGCCGAATGGTCAGGCTGCGTTTCTGTTCCTGCTGACTTCGGCGATTGCGCCGCTGGTGCGCTTGTCGTACGGGCGGATGGTGTGGATGGCGTTGCCGTACACCTTCGTGATGGGGTTGTTGGGCTGGTATGCCGTCAGCTACTGGCTCTGA
- a CDS encoding HAD family hydrolase → MSDVPKQPVRFLLSDMDGTLLLPDHTLSQRTIDAVRALREAGVLFSLATGRPPKAMLQQIEALGVDLPTAAFNGGTIVNPDGSLLVAHYLPATTALIALATFADQPDVEIWVFSGGDWLLKDPHGPMVPREQHGLGYPPVVVESFEPYLERIDKIVATSNNTELLIELEARLLPKVNGMAQVSRSQPVYLDVTALEANKGTALATLAEHLGIPLEQTAAIGDGGNDPAMFHCAGLSIAMGQAEEAVKRQADVVTAPNTEDGVAQAIKKYILPH, encoded by the coding sequence ATGAGTGACGTGCCGAAACAACCTGTGCGTTTTCTGCTCAGCGACATGGACGGCACACTGTTGCTGCCGGATCACACGCTGAGTCAGCGCACCATTGACGCGGTGCGTGCGCTGCGTGAGGCCGGCGTGCTGTTCAGTCTCGCCACCGGGCGACCGCCGAAAGCCATGCTGCAGCAGATCGAAGCCTTGGGCGTTGATTTGCCGACGGCAGCGTTCAATGGCGGCACGATCGTCAATCCGGACGGCAGTTTGCTGGTTGCACATTATCTGCCGGCCACCACCGCGCTCATTGCGCTGGCAACGTTTGCCGATCAACCGGACGTGGAAATCTGGGTGTTCAGCGGCGGCGACTGGCTGCTCAAGGATCCGCACGGGCCGATGGTGCCGCGAGAACAGCATGGCCTCGGTTATCCGCCGGTTGTGGTCGAGAGTTTCGAACCGTATCTGGAGCGCATCGACAAGATCGTGGCCACCAGCAACAACACTGAACTGTTGATCGAACTGGAGGCGCGACTGTTGCCCAAGGTTAACGGCATGGCGCAAGTATCGCGTTCCCAACCCGTGTATCTCGACGTGACCGCGCTGGAAGCCAACAAAGGCACCGCACTGGCGACCCTGGCCGAGCATCTCGGTATCCCGCTGGAGCAGACGGCGGCCATCGGCGATGGCGGCAACGACCCGGCAATGTTCCATTGCGCAGGCTTGTCGATCGCCATGGGCCAAGCGGAGGAGGCAGTAAAACGTCAAGCCGACGTGGTTACCGCGCCCAACACCGAAGACGGCGTGGCCCAAGCGATCAAAAAATACATCCTCCCTCACTGA
- the zwf gene encoding glucose-6-phosphate dehydrogenase encodes MTHTIRRKSKAEPAPPTTLFLFGAHGDLVKRLLMPALYNLSRDGLLDENLRIVGVDHNAITDEAFAQKLEDFIRTEVAAKVGKGDQMLDPVLWAKLAKGISYVQGDFLDDSTYSALAAKIADSGTGNAVFYLATAPRFFSEVVRRLGAAKLLEETPEAFRRVVIEKPFGSDLQTAEALNACLLKVMSEKQIYRIDHYLGKETVQNILVSRFSNSLFEAFWNNHYIDHVQITAAETVGVETRGSFYEHTGALRDMVPNHLFQLLAMVAMEPPAAFGADAVRGEKAKVIGAIRPWTTEEARANSVRGQYSAGEVDGKALNGYRQEPNVSPDSSTETYVALKVMIDNWRWVGVPFYLRTGKRMSVRDTEIVICFKPAPYAQFRDTEVDELQPTYLRIQIQPNEGMWFDLLAKRPGPALNMANIELGFAYKDFFEMQPSTGYETLIYDCLTGDQTLFQRADNIENGWRAVQPFLDAWQQDASVQTYAAGEDGPQAAEDLLTRDGRVWHGLG; translated from the coding sequence ATGACCCATACGATCCGCAGAAAATCCAAGGCAGAACCCGCACCACCGACCACGCTGTTTTTGTTCGGTGCCCACGGCGACCTGGTCAAGCGCTTGCTGATGCCGGCGCTGTACAACCTCAGTCGCGACGGCTTGCTTGACGAAAATCTGCGGATCGTCGGCGTTGACCACAACGCCATTACCGATGAAGCCTTCGCGCAGAAGCTCGAAGACTTCATCCGTACCGAAGTGGCGGCCAAGGTCGGCAAGGGCGATCAGATGCTTGATCCGGTCTTGTGGGCCAAGCTCGCCAAAGGTATCAGCTACGTCCAGGGCGACTTCCTCGACGACAGCACTTATTCCGCGCTGGCGGCGAAGATCGCCGACAGCGGCACTGGCAATGCGGTGTTCTACCTGGCCACCGCGCCGCGTTTCTTCAGTGAAGTGGTGCGCCGACTGGGCGCCGCGAAACTGCTCGAAGAAACCCCGGAAGCGTTCAGAAGGGTGGTGATCGAGAAGCCGTTCGGCTCCGATCTGCAAACCGCCGAAGCGCTGAACGCCTGTTTGCTCAAGGTGATGTCCGAGAAGCAGATCTATCGGATCGACCATTATCTGGGCAAGGAAACCGTGCAGAACATTCTGGTCAGCCGGTTCTCCAACAGCCTCTTCGAAGCGTTCTGGAACAACCATTACATCGACCACGTGCAGATCACCGCCGCGGAAACCGTCGGTGTCGAAACCCGTGGCAGTTTTTACGAACACACCGGTGCACTGCGCGACATGGTGCCCAATCACCTGTTCCAGTTGCTCGCCATGGTTGCCATGGAACCACCGGCGGCATTCGGCGCGGATGCGGTTCGCGGCGAGAAGGCCAAAGTGATTGGCGCGATTCGTCCGTGGACCACTGAAGAGGCGCGGGCCAACTCGGTGCGCGGTCAGTACAGTGCCGGCGAAGTCGACGGCAAAGCGCTGAACGGCTATCGCCAAGAGCCTAACGTTTCGCCTGACAGCAGCACCGAAACCTACGTCGCGCTGAAAGTGATGATCGACAACTGGCGTTGGGTCGGCGTGCCGTTCTACCTGCGCACCGGCAAGCGTATGAGTGTGCGCGACACCGAGATCGTCATCTGCTTCAAACCGGCGCCGTACGCGCAGTTCCGTGACACTGAAGTCGACGAATTACAGCCGACGTACCTGCGTATCCAGATCCAGCCCAACGAAGGCATGTGGTTCGACCTGCTGGCCAAGCGGCCGGGGCCGGCGTTGAACATGGCCAACATCGAACTGGGTTTTGCTTACAAAGACTTTTTCGAGATGCAGCCGTCGACCGGTTACGAAACCCTGATCTACGACTGCCTGACCGGCGATCAGACGCTGTTCCAGCGTGCCGACAACATCGAGAACGGTTGGCGCGCCGTGCAACCGTTCCTCGACGCCTGGCAACAGGACGCCAGCGTGCAGACTTATGCCGCTGGTGAAGACGGTCCGCAAGCCGCCGAAGATCTGCTGACTCGCGATGGTCGCGTCTGGCATGGCCTCGGATGA
- the gnd gene encoding phosphogluconate dehydrogenase (NAD(+)-dependent, decarboxylating), whose translation MQLGIIGLGRMGGNIARRLMLNGHTTVVYDRNTAFIDNLVAEGSTGVADLPALVAGLAKPRAVWVMLPAGAPTEDTINTLSALLEAGDTIIDGGNTNYKDDIRRARTLAEKGLHYIDVGTSGGVWGLERGYCMMIGGDAETVQRLDPLFAALAPGMGDIPRTKDRKSDDHRAEHGYIHAGPAGAGHFVKMIHNGIEYGMMAAFAEGFDILKTKSSERLPEDQRFDLNVADIAEVWRRGSVVSSWLLDLTADALASDPKLDGYSGSVADSGEGQWTIEAAMEQAVPVPVLSNSLFSRYRSRGQGTFGDKILSAQRFGFGGHVETPKK comes from the coding sequence ATGCAACTCGGGATTATTGGACTGGGCCGCATGGGCGGCAATATTGCGCGACGTCTGATGCTCAACGGTCACACCACCGTTGTTTACGACCGCAATACCGCTTTCATCGATAACCTGGTCGCCGAGGGCTCCACCGGCGTCGCCGACTTGCCGGCACTGGTTGCCGGCCTTGCCAAGCCGCGTGCGGTCTGGGTCATGTTGCCGGCCGGCGCGCCAACCGAAGACACCATCAACACCCTGAGCGCTTTGCTCGAAGCCGGCGATACCATCATCGACGGCGGCAACACCAACTATAAGGATGATATCCGCCGGGCCAGGACCCTGGCCGAAAAGGGCCTGCACTACATCGACGTCGGCACCTCCGGAGGCGTTTGGGGCCTGGAGCGCGGCTATTGCATGATGATCGGCGGCGACGCTGAAACCGTGCAGCGCCTCGATCCGCTGTTCGCCGCACTGGCACCGGGCATGGGTGACATCCCGCGCACCAAGGATCGCAAGTCCGACGACCACCGCGCCGAACACGGCTACATCCACGCCGGTCCCGCCGGTGCCGGTCACTTTGTGAAGATGATTCACAACGGTATCGAGTACGGCATGATGGCCGCGTTCGCCGAGGGCTTCGACATCCTCAAGACCAAGTCCAGCGAGCGCCTGCCGGAAGATCAGCGTTTTGATCTGAACGTGGCCGATATCGCTGAAGTGTGGCGTCGTGGCAGCGTGGTGTCGTCGTGGTTGCTCGATCTGACCGCCGATGCGCTGGCCAGCGATCCGAAGCTTGACGGCTACTCCGGCTCTGTTGCGGACAGCGGCGAAGGTCAATGGACCATCGAGGCGGCCATGGAACAAGCGGTGCCGGTACCGGTGCTGTCGAACTCGCTGTTCTCGCGCTACCGCTCGCGCGGTCAGGGCACCTTTGGCGACAAGATTCTTTCGGCCCAGCGCTTCGGCTTCGGCGGCCACGTGGAGACACCGAAGAAATGA
- a CDS encoding DUF6026 family protein — MGTVHTAMPPQTLYVTIRRDELRQLKDERDQLKQELAQLRLLTQGAQPQPLPVVQRHPHA, encoded by the coding sequence ATGGGCACAGTACACACAGCAATGCCGCCACAAACCCTGTACGTGACAATCCGTCGCGATGAATTGCGTCAGTTGAAAGACGAACGTGACCAGTTGAAGCAGGAACTGGCGCAGCTGCGCCTCTTGACCCAAGGTGCGCAACCGCAACCTTTGCCGGTCGTTCAGCGTCACCCCCACGCCTGA
- a CDS encoding phosphoethanolamine transferase CptA yields the protein MALFKRSKTTATGFDWAGFLWLFVFFWYFSGITQLLIQLTGTSGFTGFRQAFVMSAIWLAPMLLFPKRTKLLAAIIGLVLWACSMASLGYFFIYEQEFSQSVIFIMFESNISEAGEYMTQYFAWWMVPAFLAHTAFAYFLWTRLRPVYMPRGRAFVAAMAILIAVIGYPLVKQTLRMGTFAQGFEKFETRIEPAVPWQMVVAYHRYQETLADMQGMLHNVSKIPPLKNLQDASADQPKTLVLVIGESTNRQRMSLYGYQRNTTPELDKLKDQLAVFDNVVTPRPYTIEALQQVLTFADEEHPDLYLSTPSLVSMMKQAGYKTFWITNQQTMTKRNTMLTTFSEQADEQVYLNNNRNQNAAQYDGDVIEPFNKALADAAPRKLIVVHLLGTHMSYQYRYPPTFDKFQDRNGVPPGVRDDQVPTYNSYDNAVLYNDFVVSSLIKDYAKSDPNGFLLYLSDHGEDVFDSVGHKTLGRNENKPTAPMYTIPFMAWASPKWKANHDWNFAGDLDRPYSSSHLIHTWADLAGLSFDELDHSKSLVSDSFKARPLLIGDPYQTEQRALIDFSLMKPKKPDAAPAGVAQQ from the coding sequence ATGGCATTGTTCAAACGCAGCAAAACGACTGCGACAGGTTTCGACTGGGCCGGTTTTCTCTGGCTGTTTGTATTCTTCTGGTACTTCTCGGGTATCACCCAACTGCTGATCCAACTGACTGGTACCTCCGGCTTCACCGGGTTCCGTCAGGCGTTCGTCATGAGCGCGATCTGGCTGGCACCGATGTTGCTGTTCCCCAAGCGCACCAAACTGCTCGCCGCCATCATTGGCTTGGTGCTGTGGGCCTGCTCGATGGCCAGCCTGGGTTATTTCTTCATCTATGAGCAGGAATTCTCCCAGAGCGTCATCTTCATCATGTTCGAGTCGAACATCTCTGAAGCCGGCGAGTACATGACCCAGTACTTTGCCTGGTGGATGGTGCCGGCGTTCCTCGCACACACCGCCTTCGCTTACTTCCTGTGGACGCGTCTGCGCCCGGTGTACATGCCCCGTGGCCGCGCATTCGTCGCAGCAATGGCAATTCTGATTGCCGTAATCGGCTATCCGCTGGTCAAACAAACGCTGCGCATGGGCACCTTCGCCCAAGGCTTCGAAAAATTCGAAACCCGCATTGAGCCGGCCGTGCCATGGCAGATGGTCGTGGCCTACCACCGTTACCAGGAAACCCTCGCCGACATGCAGGGCATGCTGCACAACGTCAGCAAGATCCCGCCGCTGAAAAACCTTCAGGACGCCTCGGCCGATCAACCGAAGACCCTTGTGCTGGTGATCGGCGAATCGACCAACCGTCAGCGCATGAGCCTCTACGGCTATCAGCGCAACACCACGCCGGAACTGGACAAGCTCAAGGATCAACTGGCAGTGTTCGACAACGTCGTCACTCCACGTCCGTACACAATCGAGGCGCTGCAGCAGGTCCTGACCTTCGCTGACGAAGAGCATCCGGATCTGTACCTGTCGACGCCGTCGCTGGTCAGCATGATGAAACAGGCCGGTTACAAAACCTTCTGGATCACCAACCAGCAGACCATGACCAAGCGCAACACCATGCTCACGACCTTCTCCGAGCAGGCCGACGAGCAGGTGTACCTGAACAACAACCGCAACCAGAACGCCGCGCAATACGATGGCGACGTGATCGAGCCGTTCAACAAGGCGCTGGCTGACGCGGCACCGCGCAAGCTGATCGTCGTGCATTTGCTCGGCACGCACATGAGCTACCAGTACCGCTATCCGCCGACGTTCGACAAGTTTCAGGATCGAAACGGCGTGCCACCGGGTGTGCGTGATGATCAGGTACCGACCTACAACAGCTACGACAACGCCGTGCTGTACAACGACTTCGTCGTGTCGAGCCTGATCAAGGACTACGCCAAATCCGATCCGAACGGCTTCCTGCTGTACCTCTCCGACCACGGTGAAGACGTGTTCGACTCGGTGGGCCACAAGACCCTGGGCCGCAACGAAAACAAACCGACCGCGCCGATGTACACCATCCCGTTCATGGCCTGGGCATCACCGAAGTGGAAAGCCAACCATGACTGGAACTTCGCCGGTGATCTCGATCGCCCCTACAGCAGCTCGCACCTGATCCACACCTGGGCCGACCTCGCCGGATTGAGCTTCGATGAACTCGACCACAGCAAGAGTCTGGTCAGCGACAGCTTCAAGGCGCGGCCATTGCTGATCGGCGATCCGTACCAGACTGAACAGCGCGCGCTGATCGACTTCAGTTTGATGAAGCCGAAAAAGCCCGACGCAGCACCGGCGGGTGTCGCGCAGCAGTAA